tagGAAAATGGTGGCGGAGATTTGGAGGCGAAAATTGGGATGTTGCTGAATGTGGAGAAGCAGATGAGGCAAGTAGGTGATGTTGCAGATACGAGGAAGGCCGTCACACCTCTTGCAATTCTTCTTGTTACACCTCAAACAATGCCCCTCATTTTCTCCCTCCAAGAAAGCGAAAGCCGGCGAAGGAGAGACGCCGCAGTTCCGTCCTCCCACCGCCAAAATACCCTCACCCAACCCCACCATCAAACCATTTCCCTTCTCCTCTGTTCACTTCTCCGaggaaaaaagttaaagaaagcAGGTGAAGTTCATGGTGGTATGGCCGACTCAAGGTTCGAATGTGAGGAGACGCGGATGCGGATGTGGGTACAAATCCAAGAAAGGAAAGCCCCCTGGTAAAAACCCTTAAACCACCGTTTTCTCCCCATCATCAAACCCCGCCCACACTCACATGGTGAAACCCTCTcaccttcatttcttttttcttgtgttcatTTCTCACCCAAAAAACAGAGtaaagaaaaccaagaaaagcagggggaggggggggggagaCAGAGCGAGAAGGAGGCCTCAAATTATGGTATTGCGAAATGTTACTGCTGTTTGAACAATCCTTCTTGGcccaatattttctcattgttcACATATTGATAGATAAAGAAGGAATACTGGAATACTCTCTGTTGATGTCCTAAGTTTTCTCTCACTTCCTTGCTTGCAAATACTTTCTCCCTCCATCTTACATGTCATCTTTATCTTGCTTTCTAGTGcttctttcatttaatttttgctttgacAATCCTAATTTGTTTAACTTGCTCTGTTATAATATCATAtggtcaataattttcttctacttaaaattagaaaaatgttGCTAAGGATTGTTGGAACAGTTTACATctgaatttgatgaatgtCTTCTTCTAGGTTTGGGATTACACTGGTTTTGGATATACAAGGTACAATGCAGAGAcattaacaaagaaatacTAGGGTAAGCACAATTCTGCGGCTGTCTCCTTCCGTGATGAAACCTGTAATATTCACAGATAATCTTATTTGTGGTTTTCATTTAGTTGAGTTGTGGagaataaattgcttcatAGATCTTTATTATCATGCTTACAGGTACTTAAATTTggaaaatgtttgttttttacatATAGAAATTTGGAAATTTGGATAATCTTCTTGTGCATATGCTTCTTAAGTTTCGTCTTTCCCAAAAAATTCTAAGCATGTTATCTTAGTCTTGTTCTTCAGTCAGCTTCTCCTTTAATTGCTCATCGACAAAATAGAGCATTCTTTCACGCACTTTGTAATGCTAATCGCTTTTTGAACATCTGATTGTGAAATGTTGACATGCAATGTGCGCACCCTGATCTTAATCCAAAACTGAATTGCTTTTTAAACCATCTCTAATATCACTTTCtggatataaatttttgttcaaatgcTATATTAGTTTAACTTTAGGCTTCTGAATTCCTTGATTCTTATCTGTAGAACTTGTTTGTTATACTGCTGTGCCATTTCTTAGGTGTTAGAGGCGTTTTTGGCTCCAGGATCGGAATTATGGATGCTCAACGAGGTTCCTGAAAAGGACCGAGAAAAGAAGTTAACAGATGGTGGCCTTGACATTTCAGGATTGGTTAACTTAAAACTGGTCCATCGTGAAGGGAATGCAGTCATTCGACGTCACTTGGAGAGTCTTCCACTAGAGACATTTGATTCTGTAAGTATTGTCATGCTCCTCTTGAGTTCATGTCCCGACACTAGCAAAACATTGTTACATCTTCACACAGGAGACCAACTATTAAAGCCCAATCCTGTAGTTTCAGAATGACATTCCCATAcgtatttttgaaaagataacAATAACATATTAGCATAACCAGACTGAAAACGGATACACATTTATATTTCTGCAGACTAAGGAGATTAGGCACGGAAATATTGTAAACTTGAAAGGGGTGGAAGGTCCTCAtaattgtttactttttgtttgtttattggTTTATTTAAGTGAGGGTAGTTTGGAACTTCCCTTTTGCgcctttttttttacaatgaaGAGAACTTGGAGCTGAGACTTTGATAATTTCAGAAGAGGGAGGTATAGTCTGTCACTATAGTATCTCTAAGGAGAGATCATCTTCCTTATTATAGAGTAAGATGCTTTCTTGAGGCCTGGAATAGTGTTTGTTGATGaaagttttttgttaattttccGCAAGCCTTGCCAATTACGCATAATATTCGCAAGGTTCATTAATTGTTTGTACTTTAAATTGAAGATTTTATTGTGTATCCTCGCTATTTTTGAGTGACATTATACTTGTTACAGAACACAGCTTTCCAGCAGAAAATATATCCTTCCAGATTAAGCTCAATGACCATACATTCAAGATCCGCATCAAGTCCTCATGGATCTTTAGCTAAATTGGAACTTAGTGATGGGAATAGCTTGTACGCCAAATTAGTGGTAAGTTTCATGTAGAacttaattattcaaatttctcCTTATATCTGTAAGAAAAAACCATCAATCTACTCTTAATGCTTAATAGATGTTGAATTAAGCTCTCCTGCTATATGGTGCTTAGTGAAGGTTGGAGCTGATGGGTCCAAATCACGAGTTAAGGATTTAGCGGGAATAAATCCAACTGGATGGAAATATTCTCAGAATGCAATTATATGTACTGTAGAGCATATGGAGGAAAACCATTGTGCTTGGCAATGTTTTCTCCCTAATGGCCCTATTGCACTTCTGCCAATTGGGGACAATTTCAGCAATATCGTCTGGACAATGACCCCTGAAGAGTCATTGAACCGCAAATCCATGTCAGAAGTTGATTTTGTGAGAGAAATAGATCGTGCTCTTGACAATGGCTATGGCCCACATCCAAATTCTCAACTGTTTGGTGGCAGAGCTGCATTCTCTTGGCTCACTGGAGACACAACAGTATCCGCCAATGAGTGTTTTGAAGTTCCTCCCAGAGTGACTAAAGTAGCATCTGAAAGAATGGTGTTTCCACTGTCTCTGAATCACATTAAAACGTGTTGTTCTTATCGGTGATGCTGCACACACTGTTCATCCTTTGGCTGGTCAAGGAGTTAATATGGGATTTGGAGATGCATTCTCTCTTTGAAAGGTTATTGCTGAAGGCATTGCAGTTGGATCTGATATTGGGGAGGTATGCTAACATTCCTTGGCATAATGAAAGATATCTCTTAAGGTTTGAGCATGTTACAAAAACCCCATCTGGTTTTTAACAATTAAGATGCCCAATGCAGTCCAACTTTACATCATAAATTCACCCACCGCATCCGGTTTTTTATGTGGAATATGTAATGTAAAATATGAGCAAGAGTggaaacataattttttcaatacgCAGGcctttccctcttttttttttttagtttaatccGTAATACACAAACCTGAGGGTACATGTCTGTATAATTATCGCGTAATCTTCCTTTGTTATTCCAGCTCTTAAGATGTGACAATTTGTAGGACGTGAACATTTATCTAAATCATGAGCGTTCCATGGTTGCTTAAGTGTCATTGCTAAGAGGATATGAATCAGACAGGAGACCTGCAAACTTGACAATGGTGGCAATTCTGGATGGCTTTCAGAAGGCATATTCCGTTGATTTCAGACCACTCAATGTACTGAAACGCTGCTGCATTCCAAGGGGCTCATTATATTTCACCATTGAAAAGGCAAATAATCTCGTATGCATCTGGTGAGCAGAGATTTCCGCTTTTCTTATGACTTGTAACAGTTAATTTTCAGAACCATGCTAGTTCTTTTTGTGAATGATGAATTCTATTACATGAAGTTTTAATGGAagccactttttcttttctgatgTTTGGTCCCCTTGACCTGtccaaatccaattttcatcCCTCTTTATCTTCTAATTCAAGAACCAGCTTCAATTTCTGATGGAAGGGCCTTCACAGTTTATCATTGTTGGTTATTACCATGAACAGTTCAGTCTCCTTTCCAAGTTGATTACATTCATCATCTAATACCATATTGTGAGTGAGAGGGTGTTTCTGCTGTTTGAACAATCTCAAATTAGGATTTTCTGTACAATTTGGTCTTATGTAGACGTTATTCGTGATATTCCTGTATTTAGTCAGTTTGGGTAATATTGAAGCTGATGAGCTTCTGCTCaaatattgtttcatttggtAATTTACTGAGTTGTGGAGCTTTGTGAGTACatgtatcatgaatgattatgcTACTCAAGATTGAATTATGATCAGCTACCCCCAAAACActtttattgtatttgttcTCGAAAATATGNNNNNNNNNNNNNNNNNNNNNNNNNNNNNNNNNNNNNNNNNNNNNNNNNNNNNNNNNNNNNNNNNNNNNNNNNNNNNNNNNNNNNNNTAACAACTACTTATCTTTTTAAGCAATGCATTggttgttcatatatatatatatgtgtagaCATTTGCCACATCTAATGCATTTGTCAACGTCTTTGTGTTTCAATGTTTCTGGACCACATAGGTAACCAAGCTTGTACACTCGTTTAAGGAAGGTTCGGAGGAATGGTCCAAGAAGGCGGTAGAGCTTGAGGAGTCATGAAGACTTT
This Sesamum indicum cultivar Zhongzhi No. 13 linkage group LG5, S_indicum_v1.0, whole genome shotgun sequence DNA region includes the following protein-coding sequences:
- the LOC105162397 gene encoding ubiquinone biosynthesis monooxygenase COQ6, mitochondrial-like isoform X2, whose protein sequence is MLNEVPEKDREKKLTDGGLDISGLVNLKLVHREGNAVIRRHLESLPLETFDSNTAFQQKIYPSRLSSMTIHSRSASSPHGSLAKLELSDGNSLYAKLVVGADGSKSRVKDLAGINPTGWKYSQNAIICTVEHMEENHCAWQCFLPNGPIALLPIGDNFSNIVWTMTPEESLNRKSMSEVDFVREIDRALDNGYGPHPNSQLFGGRAAFSWLTGDTTVSANECFEVPPRVTKVASERMVFPLSLNHIKTCCSYR